A window of the candidate division WOR-3 bacterium genome harbors these coding sequences:
- a CDS encoding tetratricopeptide repeat protein, with protein MRDTELIVRTKLDTPQVKGKILHRDRLLNILRQNLDKKLILICADAGYGKTTLLAQFCQEIHDRCVFYDLDSQDSDVSTFFNTLIAGVRRHAPRFGQRVKAVLSEKRGNDTVAGTFINEFVENVRDEFFFVFDDYHRLRKDRKIANIINYILRHLPANLHFVISSRTTPPIYLSYYLAKQELLHLDKEHLQFDIKETRTLLHDLYELEMNDDDIMRIAELSEGWVTVIQLILQKISATPEVQVKETLNTFVASGEDVFDYFAQEVFQNQTKTVRDFLIRTSILEYLNHDICDSILGIQGSEQIISRLETEHIFVLRTGDNVLYHPLFQEFLLKRLGDSRKGSEVKKLHIAASDYFLRQQDYSSAVHHLVSSRQYARAAKILQKHHDCWSSLGESTNFVQLTEKLPESCIEKYPYLRLKKAGMYFELMKVEKGLKDVDKAMKRLRRSNDRRGIAKAYSMKALASHCLMHTAKSLYYAKKAYSLAGKRRSREKAMILMQLGTAYRVLGMFPKAQNVFRQALEMARILKDDSLEVLALQGLGMLFYNMSEFKEAERIFMKIVTRFHDQIYPLELAFTHRNIASIAIDNGNVARALHYIERSASIAQHYTERYLNSYLMLLKGRVSVLQGDYEKAVDHFREVIDYNRESDVKISDLYAALDLVDAHLKMNDIRSARKQLDFAESVLAQSQEIPQHVIAFNIAKGRVEIAQGEFVKAQASLESALRMSKKVYDPVQVMAIYYALSEQSLARKNLSQALEYFEKCLVIAQQYGFETYLVLQGRADMRLFELAFEKEFMTDFLLNLIQLIDTDKARDIVSRFDVKRGSYDFECRYFGPFEMRDAGGSVITPRWRTNRTKTIFVVLSINHPKGCTKEMLADICWPRKKVDQAVRSLQVEISSLRKLLDRLLGARPRSISSIMYRDSHYTLAPRFVIKRDVTLFEKLVHEAMAMEAIDRQKSMQSYAHAVEIYRGDFCEGLAEEWCSSMRSYYREMILNVLKKLARLSYDEQDHEKALLLYRRAQGIDRYDETLHIGVMRCLAALKDSEGVQRQYQILTKTLRDLDITLPSQEATKIYQESLK; from the coding sequence ATGAGAGATACTGAGCTGATTGTAAGAACAAAGCTCGATACTCCCCAAGTAAAGGGTAAGATACTGCACAGGGATCGGCTGCTCAACATCCTCAGGCAAAACCTCGATAAGAAATTGATCCTCATTTGCGCGGATGCAGGCTATGGAAAAACCACGCTCCTGGCACAGTTCTGCCAGGAAATACACGATCGCTGCGTATTCTACGATCTGGATAGCCAGGACAGTGATGTCTCAACATTTTTCAACACCCTGATTGCTGGAGTCAGGAGACATGCACCCCGTTTCGGACAAAGAGTAAAGGCCGTTCTTTCTGAGAAGCGGGGTAATGACACGGTTGCCGGCACTTTTATCAACGAATTCGTGGAGAACGTACGAGACGAGTTTTTCTTCGTTTTCGATGATTATCACCGTTTGCGTAAGGACCGCAAGATTGCCAACATCATCAATTATATCCTGCGACACCTGCCGGCGAATCTACATTTCGTGATCTCCTCGAGGACAACACCGCCGATATATCTCTCGTATTATCTTGCAAAGCAAGAACTACTGCATCTCGACAAAGAGCACTTACAGTTCGATATCAAAGAGACCCGGACGCTGTTGCATGATTTGTATGAACTTGAAATGAACGATGACGATATAATGCGGATCGCCGAACTCTCGGAAGGATGGGTCACGGTCATCCAGCTCATTCTGCAGAAGATAAGTGCTACACCGGAAGTTCAAGTGAAGGAAACACTCAATACATTCGTCGCCTCGGGAGAGGATGTGTTTGATTACTTTGCTCAGGAGGTTTTTCAGAATCAAACCAAGACGGTCCGTGATTTTCTGATTCGGACGTCAATTCTGGAATACTTGAATCATGATATTTGCGACAGCATCCTCGGCATCCAGGGATCTGAGCAGATAATCAGTCGGTTGGAGACCGAACACATATTCGTGCTTCGTACCGGTGATAATGTACTCTATCATCCTTTGTTTCAAGAATTTCTGCTCAAGCGGTTGGGTGATAGTCGGAAAGGATCCGAGGTCAAGAAACTCCATATCGCGGCAAGTGACTATTTTCTGAGACAGCAGGATTATTCATCGGCGGTGCATCATCTTGTGAGTTCACGGCAGTACGCACGGGCTGCTAAGATCCTCCAAAAACACCATGATTGCTGGTCTTCATTAGGCGAAAGCACAAACTTCGTGCAGCTCACTGAAAAACTTCCAGAATCTTGTATCGAGAAGTATCCATATCTACGGCTTAAGAAAGCCGGCATGTATTTTGAATTGATGAAGGTTGAAAAGGGTTTGAAGGATGTTGACAAAGCGATGAAACGTTTGAGGAGAAGCAACGACCGTAGAGGGATAGCAAAGGCCTACAGCATGAAAGCCCTTGCTAGTCATTGTCTGATGCATACGGCAAAGTCTCTGTACTACGCCAAGAAAGCTTACAGTCTGGCAGGCAAAAGACGATCCCGCGAGAAGGCCATGATCCTTATGCAACTTGGCACTGCGTACCGGGTATTGGGTATGTTTCCTAAAGCCCAAAACGTGTTCAGGCAGGCGCTCGAGATGGCGCGTATTTTGAAGGATGATTCACTTGAAGTGCTTGCCCTTCAGGGTTTGGGTATGTTGTTTTACAACATGTCTGAGTTTAAGGAGGCAGAGAGGATATTCATGAAAATCGTGACAAGATTTCATGATCAGATATATCCTCTTGAATTGGCTTTCACTCATCGTAATATTGCGTCCATCGCCATTGACAACGGTAATGTCGCACGAGCGCTGCATTACATCGAACGCTCCGCAAGTATCGCTCAGCATTATACTGAACGGTACTTGAATAGTTATTTAATGCTATTGAAGGGAAGGGTTAGCGTTCTGCAAGGCGATTATGAGAAGGCAGTTGACCATTTCAGGGAAGTCATCGACTATAACCGGGAGAGCGATGTTAAGATCAGTGACCTTTACGCGGCACTGGATTTGGTCGACGCTCATCTGAAGATGAATGATATCCGGAGCGCGCGCAAGCAGCTGGATTTTGCTGAATCGGTTCTTGCACAAAGCCAGGAAATTCCGCAGCACGTTATTGCTTTTAATATCGCGAAGGGGAGGGTCGAGATCGCGCAGGGAGAATTCGTCAAGGCTCAGGCGTCGCTCGAGAGCGCACTGCGAATGAGTAAGAAAGTCTATGACCCAGTTCAGGTGATGGCGATCTACTACGCGCTGAGCGAGCAGTCCCTGGCACGCAAGAATCTATCGCAGGCTCTTGAATATTTCGAGAAATGTCTCGTTATCGCCCAGCAGTACGGATTCGAGACCTACCTGGTATTGCAGGGGCGTGCAGATATGAGGCTCTTCGAGCTGGCATTTGAAAAGGAATTTATGACCGATTTTCTTCTGAATCTAATACAACTCATTGATACTGACAAAGCTCGAGATATCGTGAGCCGTTTCGATGTAAAAAGAGGGAGTTATGATTTCGAATGCCGCTACTTCGGACCTTTTGAGATGAGGGATGCTGGTGGGAGCGTGATCACACCTCGCTGGAGAACGAATCGTACGAAAACCATTTTTGTTGTACTGAGCATAAATCATCCCAAAGGATGCACGAAAGAGATGCTCGCTGATATATGCTGGCCGCGAAAGAAAGTCGACCAGGCGGTGCGAAGCCTGCAAGTAGAGATATCTTCCCTCAGGAAATTGCTGGATAGGTTGCTCGGAGCAAGACCCAGGTCGATCAGTTCGATAATGTACCGAGACAGTCATTATACGCTAGCTCCTCGTTTTGTCATCAAGCGAGATGTTACTCTTTTCGAGAAATTGGTGCATGAGGCGATGGCGATGGAAGCAATTGACCGACAAAAAAGCATGCAGTCATACGCTCATGCCGTCGAAATTTACCGTGGAGATTTCTGTGAAGGTCTTGCCGAGGAATGGTGCTCAAGCATGAGATCCTACTACCGAGAGATGATCTTGAATGTTCTGAAGAAATTAGCACGTTTGAGCTACGATGAACAGGACCATGAAAAGGCATTGCTGCTATACCGACGCGCCCAGGGTATTGACCGCTATGACGAAACACTACATATCGGCGTAATGCGCTGCCTTGCCGCCCTGAAAGACAGTGAAGGCGTCCAGCGGCAATACCAGATATTAACGAAGACTTTGAGGGACCTGGATATAACACTACCATCCCAAGAAGCAACCAAGATATATCAGGAGAGTTTGAAATAA
- a CDS encoding radical SAM protein, whose translation MNLLPLQNGILYGPITSRRLGKSLGINLMPTGYKLCSFNCVYCHYGWTKVHAFDVEPFVRDMPRFDDVISAVESALMSHLEFDYLTFSGNGEPTLYPEFASLVEEVARTRDKYRPGLKIALLSNSSALNPPEVKRSIIHIDVPVFKLDAGTEFVFKNINRPCPDVSFDDIIANLHSLIGVVIQTVLVNGKPGNVGKEDLNEYFDRISMIQPACVHVYSIDRPVPNVSIVRILPDELERIAELGTGVTGVPFKAFFIR comes from the coding sequence ATGAATCTGCTACCTTTACAGAATGGCATACTGTACGGACCGATCACTTCACGGCGTCTGGGAAAAAGCCTCGGCATAAATTTAATGCCGACGGGATACAAGTTATGCAGTTTCAATTGCGTCTACTGCCATTACGGTTGGACAAAGGTACATGCGTTTGATGTGGAACCGTTTGTCAGGGATATGCCGCGGTTCGACGATGTCATCAGCGCAGTGGAGAGTGCACTCATGTCACATCTGGAGTTCGATTACCTTACATTCTCGGGAAATGGTGAACCGACGCTTTATCCGGAATTCGCATCATTGGTGGAAGAGGTAGCACGTACGCGTGACAAATATCGACCCGGATTGAAGATCGCGCTGCTTTCCAACTCATCCGCGCTGAATCCTCCTGAAGTCAAAAGGAGTATCATTCATATCGATGTGCCCGTATTCAAACTTGATGCAGGAACCGAATTTGTCTTTAAAAATATCAACCGGCCATGTCCGGACGTGAGTTTTGACGATATCATTGCGAATCTACATTCGCTGATTGGCGTTGTGATCCAGACGGTGCTTGTGAATGGGAAACCCGGTAATGTTGGGAAAGAGGATTTGAATGAATATTTCGACCGGATTTCAATGATCCAACCAGCGTGCGTACACGTTTACTCGATCGACCGGCCGGTACCCAATGTTTCCATTGTCCGCATCCTCCCCGATGAGCTCGAACGGATAGCCGAGTTGGGTACGGGTGTAACCGGTGTCCCTTTCAAGGCATTTTTCATCAGGTAA
- a CDS encoding PAS domain S-box protein gives MKQNVCIEVMLFMNTGSTGRNSSRKKMRAFTATEHDLFTMEQYINDIWQFLPIPVAYLNPLGVILDVSSSLEGMLHYRKEELIGGTLIGLFTEREKIQQIQKLTLEKSRVNDHQCVIKNKEGQEIPVNVSTLIRKDERGESIGYFVALLDISKRLSAEQAFNTSESQYRATLNSIGDGIHVVDKDLRLVMVNEALRSRTRELGIDFEPVGRTIGDVFNFLPETVNREYAEVFEKGELLVTEETVKVGNREFISEVRKIPIFDGDSVDQVVTVIHDITAQKRDEQVKSVLYKVSREVNSARDLRELFDLIQRSLSTIIDARNFYIALRNKGSREISLAYFVDEREDFKSLPSGRTLTTYVIDNNRPLLVTESDIGQMRRAGQIDAVETPVKVWLGVPLRAKDTVVGALVLHNYNDPSAYTRKDMEILEFVSEQVAAAIERKRVDEEINLNFQRLKKTSTSIIFTMAKILELRDPYTAGHQQRVARLACAIAREMGLDEEEVDGIFMAALIHDIGKIYVPAEILNRPAKLNETEMDLVKTHPSIGYDIVKEIDFAQPVDRIVVQHHERIDGSGYPDGINGSDIILQARILAVADVVEAMASHRPYRPALSLDETLGEIDKYRDVLYDGQVVDACMKIFRDSSFKFE, from the coding sequence ATGAAACAAAATGTGTGCATAGAGGTGATGCTCTTCATGAATACCGGATCAACTGGAAGAAATAGTAGCCGAAAGAAAATGCGGGCATTCACTGCCACGGAGCACGACCTGTTCACCATGGAGCAGTACATAAATGACATATGGCAGTTCCTGCCCATTCCGGTTGCCTACCTGAATCCACTTGGTGTGATACTGGATGTCAGCAGCTCACTCGAAGGTATGCTGCATTACCGAAAGGAAGAGTTGATCGGCGGCACCTTGATAGGTCTCTTTACCGAGCGGGAGAAGATCCAGCAGATACAAAAACTCACTCTGGAAAAAAGCCGCGTGAATGATCATCAATGTGTGATAAAGAATAAGGAAGGGCAAGAAATCCCCGTTAACGTGTCTACATTGATAAGAAAGGATGAACGGGGTGAATCGATAGGATACTTCGTGGCCTTGCTTGATATATCAAAGCGGTTGTCGGCCGAACAGGCTTTCAACACTTCTGAATCTCAGTATCGTGCGACCTTGAATTCAATTGGAGATGGAATCCACGTCGTGGACAAAGATCTTCGTCTTGTCATGGTCAATGAAGCTTTGAGGTCGCGAACCAGAGAGTTAGGAATCGATTTTGAACCGGTGGGCAGAACGATCGGTGATGTTTTCAATTTCCTTCCCGAGACGGTGAACAGAGAATATGCTGAGGTCTTTGAGAAAGGTGAGTTGTTGGTTACCGAGGAAACAGTGAAAGTCGGTAATCGGGAGTTCATTTCCGAAGTGCGTAAGATACCGATATTCGATGGCGACAGTGTCGATCAAGTGGTGACGGTCATTCATGACATAACGGCGCAGAAAAGAGATGAACAGGTCAAGTCAGTGCTCTACAAAGTTTCGCGTGAAGTAAACAGTGCCAGGGACCTTCGTGAGCTTTTCGATTTGATCCAGCGCAGTCTGAGTACAATCATCGACGCCCGTAATTTTTATATTGCCTTGCGCAACAAGGGAAGCAGGGAAATCTCTCTTGCGTATTTTGTCGACGAGAGAGAGGATTTCAAATCATTGCCCTCAGGCAGAACACTTACTACTTATGTGATTGACAACAACCGGCCGCTTCTGGTCACCGAGAGCGATATAGGACAAATGAGACGCGCCGGTCAGATCGATGCTGTCGAAACGCCGGTTAAGGTTTGGCTGGGAGTTCCCCTGAGGGCCAAGGATACCGTTGTTGGTGCACTTGTTTTGCATAACTATAATGATCCCTCGGCTTACACAAGGAAGGATATGGAGATCCTCGAGTTCGTATCGGAACAGGTGGCAGCGGCAATCGAACGGAAAAGAGTGGATGAAGAGATAAATTTGAATTTTCAGCGTTTGAAGAAAACTTCGACGAGCATAATTTTCACGATGGCGAAGATTCTCGAACTTCGTGATCCTTACACGGCAGGTCATCAACAGCGTGTGGCGCGGCTTGCGTGTGCGATCGCTCGCGAGATGGGACTCGACGAGGAGGAGGTCGATGGTATCTTCATGGCGGCGTTGATCCACGATATTGGGAAGATCTATGTGCCGGCAGAGATACTAAACCGTCCTGCCAAGCTCAACGAAACCGAGATGGACCTTGTGAAAACCCACCCCAGTATTGGCTATGATATCGTGAAGGAGATCGATTTTGCACAACCGGTCGATCGTATCGTCGTGCAGCATCATGAACGTATCGATGGCTCCGGTTATCCCGACGGCATCAACGGGAGCGACATAATACTACAGGCAAGGATCCTGGCAGTTGCCGATGTCGTTGAGGCGATGGCTTCCCACCGTCCCTACCGCCCTGCCCTGAGCCTTGATGAGACTCTTGGTGAAATTGACAAATACCGCGATGTACTTTATGACGGTCAGGTTGTAGATGCCTGCATGAAGATATTCAGGGACAGCAGCTTCAAGTTTGAGTGA
- the topA gene encoding type I DNA topoisomerase, giving the protein MAKKRVIIVESPTKSKTIKGFLGSQYALVSSKGHIKDLPKSKLGVDVENNFSPQYIKIRGKAKIINEIKKVCKNSAEIFLAPDPDREGEAIAQHLYEILNSNGANVKRALFYEITPEHVRQALANPTTINQNLVDAHKARRILDRIVGYYTSPILWKIIKRGLSAGRVQSVALRLICEREEEIESFIPTPYWTADAQFETQDKEIFKAALWRIDGKPRKIESQEELKRLQGIFQKGTAFNVTSFRTTNPTRTPPAPFITSTLEQEASKRFSMSARKTMHIAQSLYEGISLPEGRIGLITYMRTDSTRVNADALNNLREYIVGKYGEDYLHKEIRKFKDRKGAQAGHEAIRPTKIHLDPDATKQHLTPDQYKIYKLIYIRYMASQMATARYHQKEVVLSNAGVDFRADELRNIFPGYQILTGDVSERGVLPKVAVGDRVTLTEIEFEEKKTEPAPRYTEASLIKRLEENGIGRPSTYAHIIQTLFERRYVLKHEGRITPTELGRQVFKIIIPRFPNIFAVSFTAKMEKEFDQVENGMKAWQNVVREFYDPFVVKLNDAQKEADKLKEEIVEKTDKKCPKCGRPMIIRWGRYGKFLACSGFPECKHSENLIEEKSNKKCPECNRELIMRHGRFGKFLACSGYPECRHTENVAHEVPCRNCGAEMIIISTKRGKIYKCKSCDFTSFYPPVDEKCPSCGKGMVSKRGKNFCPDCQKPEKKKK; this is encoded by the coding sequence GTGGCGAAAAAGAGAGTTATTATCGTTGAATCACCCACTAAATCCAAGACGATCAAAGGATTTCTTGGTTCCCAATATGCATTGGTATCATCCAAGGGGCATATAAAGGACTTGCCTAAGTCAAAGTTAGGCGTCGATGTAGAGAACAACTTCTCACCCCAGTACATCAAGATACGCGGTAAGGCCAAGATCATAAACGAGATCAAGAAGGTATGCAAGAATTCTGCGGAGATCTTCCTGGCCCCTGACCCAGACCGTGAAGGCGAAGCGATTGCACAACACCTCTATGAAATTCTGAATTCAAACGGTGCAAATGTCAAACGCGCGCTCTTCTATGAAATAACACCAGAGCATGTCCGGCAAGCACTCGCGAACCCGACAACGATCAATCAAAACCTTGTCGATGCACATAAAGCACGGCGCATACTGGATCGTATCGTTGGCTACTACACGAGTCCGATACTGTGGAAAATCATCAAGCGAGGATTATCGGCCGGGCGCGTGCAGAGTGTAGCGCTCCGATTAATATGCGAACGTGAAGAGGAGATCGAAAGTTTCATTCCAACCCCATACTGGACAGCCGATGCTCAGTTCGAAACACAGGATAAGGAGATTTTCAAAGCTGCCCTCTGGCGGATCGACGGTAAGCCCCGTAAGATAGAGAGCCAGGAAGAATTGAAGCGGCTGCAGGGTATATTCCAAAAAGGCACTGCATTCAACGTGACATCATTTAGAACAACCAATCCGACGAGAACGCCTCCAGCTCCTTTCATAACCTCGACTCTCGAGCAGGAAGCATCAAAGCGATTCAGCATGTCCGCGCGTAAGACGATGCACATCGCTCAAAGTCTCTACGAAGGCATCAGCTTACCCGAAGGCCGCATCGGTTTGATCACCTATATGAGAACTGACTCGACGCGCGTCAATGCCGACGCTCTCAATAACCTGCGTGAATACATCGTCGGCAAATACGGAGAAGACTATCTGCACAAAGAAATACGAAAGTTCAAAGACCGCAAAGGAGCCCAGGCGGGACATGAAGCGATAAGACCAACGAAAATACACCTTGATCCAGATGCGACAAAACAACACCTGACCCCGGACCAGTACAAAATATACAAACTGATATATATCCGCTACATGGCATCTCAAATGGCCACTGCGCGCTATCACCAGAAAGAAGTGGTCCTCAGCAATGCCGGCGTCGACTTCCGTGCCGATGAACTGAGGAACATATTCCCTGGTTATCAGATACTGACCGGGGATGTTTCGGAACGAGGTGTGTTGCCAAAGGTCGCGGTCGGCGACAGGGTGACCTTGACCGAGATCGAATTCGAGGAAAAGAAGACCGAGCCCGCACCACGCTACACCGAGGCTTCCTTGATAAAGCGGCTCGAGGAGAATGGCATTGGCAGACCTTCAACCTACGCGCACATAATACAAACACTTTTCGAGCGCAGATATGTGCTAAAGCATGAAGGCCGGATCACCCCAACAGAACTTGGCCGGCAGGTATTCAAGATAATCATACCACGCTTCCCGAACATCTTCGCTGTTTCTTTCACCGCTAAGATGGAGAAGGAATTCGACCAGGTCGAAAACGGCATGAAAGCCTGGCAGAACGTGGTCCGTGAATTCTACGACCCATTCGTCGTAAAGTTGAACGATGCCCAGAAGGAAGCCGACAAGCTCAAAGAGGAAATCGTTGAGAAGACCGACAAGAAATGCCCGAAATGCGGACGCCCGATGATAATCAGATGGGGCAGGTACGGCAAGTTCCTCGCGTGCTCAGGATTTCCCGAATGCAAGCACTCGGAGAATCTCATCGAAGAAAAAAGCAACAAGAAGTGTCCTGAGTGTAACCGTGAATTGATCATGCGCCACGGAAGATTCGGCAAGTTTCTCGCCTGTTCGGGCTATCCAGAATGCCGCCACACTGAAAATGTTGCCCACGAGGTGCCATGCCGCAATTGCGGTGCCGAAATGATAATCATCTCCACTAAACGCGGCAAGATCTATAAGTGTAAGAGCTGCGATTTCACATCCTTTTATCCACCGGTCGATGAGAAATGTCCGTCCTGCGGCAAGGGTATGGTGTCGAAACGCGGCAAGAATTTTTGTCCGGATTGTCAAAAACCCGAGAAAAAGAAAAAATAA
- a CDS encoding flavin reductase family protein — translation MLTTTTLEKFYYIFPQTVAVIGVGKNLMPAAWHTPISAKPPLYGVLISPKRHTFELLPGCNGFTVNFLMHDQANLIAELGSTSGRDIEKIGHFKIATRTTEKVDSVIMSASYGAYECEKYALHEYGDHFLLVGQILSIHVNRDMLREQDLIDEKKVRPVLYFGKDRYLTIDPNTLSIHRKE, via the coding sequence ATGCTCACCACCACCACACTAGAGAAATTCTACTATATCTTTCCCCAGACAGTTGCCGTGATCGGCGTCGGGAAAAATTTGATGCCAGCTGCCTGGCATACTCCGATATCCGCAAAACCACCACTGTACGGCGTTCTCATATCGCCAAAGCGACATACGTTCGAGCTGCTACCCGGATGTAACGGTTTTACGGTAAATTTCCTGATGCATGATCAGGCAAATCTCATTGCCGAACTCGGCAGCACATCTGGCCGCGACATCGAAAAAATAGGTCATTTCAAGATTGCGACCAGAACTACGGAAAAGGTGGACAGCGTAATAATGTCGGCAAGCTACGGCGCGTACGAATGCGAAAAGTATGCACTCCACGAATACGGCGATCATTTTCTGCTTGTCGGGCAGATCCTGTCGATACACGTTAACAGAGACATGCTACGTGAGCAAGACCTGATCGACGAAAAGAAAGTCCGGCCAGTCCTGTATTTTGGCAAAGACCGCTACCTGACGATTGACCCAAACACCCTATCGATCCATAGAAAAGAATAA
- a CDS encoding deoxyribonuclease IV, which yields MRFGFHVSISGGFRKVIARARERRCETIQIFSRNPRGWKYRPLDNDDTSAFMQEAKEHDIRPVFVHMPYLVNLASADKRLFERSVGSLIDGLKRCAQIGAPFLILHVGSAPDPDKGLKQMSKGIGRALTRVSNDVKLLLENTAGSGNELGHDFRQLREIINGVGRSKRIGIVLDTAHAFAAGYDLRTRDSVGNTISEFDRIVGLNRLFLIHLNDSKTDCGSRRDRHWHIAKGKIGRGMSHILQHEALQHLPFIMETPRKDLKEDQMNMKMVRRLIGRL from the coding sequence ATGAGATTCGGCTTCCATGTTTCGATAAGCGGCGGCTTCAGGAAGGTGATCGCCCGGGCTCGAGAACGCCGATGCGAAACGATCCAGATCTTCTCGCGCAATCCACGAGGATGGAAATACCGGCCCCTGGATAATGACGATACCAGCGCGTTCATGCAGGAGGCTAAGGAGCACGACATCCGACCGGTATTCGTTCATATGCCCTATCTCGTTAATCTCGCTTCGGCCGACAAAAGGCTATTCGAACGCTCGGTCGGCTCTCTTATCGACGGCCTCAAGAGATGTGCCCAGATAGGTGCCCCTTTTCTGATCCTGCATGTTGGTTCTGCACCCGACCCGGACAAGGGCCTGAAGCAGATGAGTAAAGGCATCGGCCGGGCACTGACAAGGGTATCGAATGACGTGAAGCTTCTGCTCGAGAATACGGCCGGCAGCGGGAATGAACTCGGCCATGACTTCAGGCAATTGCGAGAGATCATCAATGGGGTCGGGCGCAGCAAAAGGATCGGTATTGTCCTCGATACTGCCCACGCCTTTGCTGCAGGTTATGACCTCCGCACCAGAGATTCGGTCGGTAACACCATTTCCGAATTCGACCGGATCGTCGGTCTGAACCGGCTGTTCTTGATTCACCTAAACGATTCGAAGACCGACTGCGGTTCGCGTCGCGACCGGCACTGGCACATCGCAAAGGGTAAAATCGGACGGGGCATGTCGCATATTCTGCAACACGAAGCTCTCCAACATCTGCCGTTCATCATGGAAACACCGCGCAAGGATCTGAAGGAAGATCAGATGAACATGAAAATGGTAAGACGGTTGATAGGACGCCTTTGA
- a CDS encoding acetyl-CoA carboxylase carboxyltransferase subunit alpha has protein sequence MNGIWLEFERPIIELEKKIEELRGLKGVDDEIQRLKAQAEKLKKTIYANLTRWQRVQLARHPRRPYPLDIIKLITDVFIELHGDRRFADDHAIISGITEIEQHHIAIIAHQKGRDTKEKIKRNFGMPHPEGYRKAMRIMRMAAKFRMPVVTMVDTPGAFPGVGAEERGQAEAIASNLFECATLPTPILVIILGEGGSGGALAIALGDRILMMENAIYSVITPEGCASILWRDASKNKDAAEALKMTAQDMRTMNIIDSTIPEPIGGAHMDFETTAKNIRAAIIKNLDELVAVPISELIQARIQKFRNMGVYKT, from the coding sequence GTGAACGGAATCTGGCTTGAGTTCGAAAGACCGATTATCGAACTGGAAAAGAAAATTGAGGAACTACGCGGACTCAAAGGGGTCGACGACGAGATACAGCGGCTGAAGGCCCAGGCAGAAAAACTCAAGAAAACAATATATGCAAACCTGACGCGATGGCAAAGGGTGCAACTTGCCCGACATCCCCGCCGGCCATATCCGCTCGACATAATAAAACTAATCACCGATGTGTTCATCGAACTGCACGGAGACAGACGGTTCGCCGATGACCACGCGATAATCTCGGGCATCACCGAGATCGAACAGCACCACATTGCCATCATTGCCCACCAAAAGGGGCGCGACACTAAAGAAAAAATCAAGCGCAATTTCGGTATGCCGCACCCCGAGGGTTATCGCAAAGCAATGCGCATCATGAGAATGGCCGCAAAATTCAGAATGCCGGTCGTGACCATGGTCGATACGCCGGGTGCATTTCCCGGCGTCGGGGCAGAAGAAAGAGGACAGGCCGAGGCTATCGCCTCGAATCTATTCGAGTGTGCCACGCTGCCCACACCAATCCTCGTCATCATTCTTGGTGAAGGTGGGTCTGGCGGTGCACTGGCAATAGCGCTGGGTGACCGGATACTGATGATGGAAAATGCAATATACTCGGTAATAACGCCCGAAGGCTGCGCGTCAATACTCTGGCGCGACGCGTCGAAGAACAAGGATGCGGCCGAAGCCCTCAAGATGACCGCTCAGGATATGAGAACGATGAACATCATAGACTCAACGATCCCCGAGCCTATTGGTGGGGCACACATGGATTTCGAAACGACCGCAAAGAATATCCGAGCAGCCATAATAAAGAATCTGGATGAACTTGTCGCCGTTCCAATCTCTGAACTGATTCAGGCGCGCATCCAGAAATTCAGAAACATGGGAGTGTACAAAACCTAA